A portion of the Tepidanaerobacter syntrophicus genome contains these proteins:
- a CDS encoding MerR family transcriptional regulator has translation MNMLTIGKMARLNNISEQALRLYDKIGLLKPDYVDEQTGYRYYNIKQCARLDMIAYMKELGMSLKQIKEHLDREDVNVILEVLRRQKILIDKDIEELFRKQKAIIRYIENYNRYLNFQKESFKGPIVEHIPSRKIYCYKCSKNVYECKMDSYEYILRELKNHIILHDLPSIYFCNVGSIIRKNTLEQEELASNEIFVFVDDEFTSDTGIEKIPEGDFACIYFNDFNFEKEKECAEKLIRYIKENSFEIIGDYVCEVIAELPIFPHDSRNMSVKLQIPIKI, from the coding sequence ATGAATATGCTGACAATAGGCAAAATGGCGCGACTTAACAATATTTCTGAGCAAGCCCTGCGATTATACGACAAGATAGGACTTTTAAAACCTGATTATGTAGACGAACAGACAGGGTACAGATATTATAATATAAAGCAATGCGCGCGCCTTGACATGATAGCATATATGAAGGAACTGGGAATGAGCTTAAAGCAAATTAAAGAACATTTAGACAGAGAAGATGTAAATGTAATACTTGAGGTCTTGAGGCGGCAAAAAATATTGATCGACAAAGACATTGAGGAGCTTTTTCGCAAACAGAAAGCCATAATCAGATACATTGAAAACTATAACCGCTATCTAAATTTTCAAAAAGAAAGCTTTAAAGGACCAATTGTAGAGCACATTCCTTCACGAAAAATCTATTGTTATAAATGCAGTAAAAATGTTTATGAATGCAAAATGGACAGCTATGAATATATCCTAAGGGAACTTAAAAATCATATAATCCTTCACGATTTGCCAAGTATATATTTTTGTAATGTAGGTTCGATAATTCGCAAAAATACATTAGAACAAGAGGAACTTGCCTCAAATGAGATTTTTGTATTTGTTGATGACGAATTTACTTCAGATACCGGTATAGAAAAAATTCCGGAAGGAGATTTCGCCTGTATATATTTTAATGATTTTAATTTTGAAAAGGAAAAAGAATGCGCCGAAAAGCTTATACGCTATATTAAAGAAAATAGTTTTGAGATTATCGGAGATTATGTATGTGAAGTAATAGCTGAATTGCCTATTTTTCCTCATGACAGCAGGAATATGTCCGTTAAACTGCAAATCCCAATAAAAATTTAA
- a CDS encoding FeoA family protein, whose protein sequence is MTVSLDSAPIGVRARVKNISDGNIGKKLMEMGIVPGTEIFVEGMAPLGDPIKISVRGYKLALRKNEAKRILAEI, encoded by the coding sequence ATGACGGTAAGTTTAGATAGTGCCCCTATAGGTGTAAGGGCAAGGGTTAAAAATATTTCGGATGGAAATATAGGTAAAAAACTCATGGAAATGGGTATTGTCCCAGGCACTGAAATATTTGTAGAGGGAATGGCACCTCTAGGAGATCCGATTAAGATTTCAGTTCGCGGATATAAACTTGCACTTAGAAAAAATGAAGCAAAGAGGATTTTAGCAGAAATTTAG
- a CDS encoding ferritin family protein produces MDEYLQAALKFEEDGYQFYTKISKETNQPLAKRLFESLAIQENEHAKRIMEIYESLQSGSEVKPASRPAFSLEPEVKKIFYELDKDKKAMPLDNIEGYRLAMEMEKKGYNMYREFAEKVEDKREREFFRLLMEEEKEHLSSLDNVYRFLTGTEEWYAEEESKVWNWMST; encoded by the coding sequence ATGGATGAATATTTACAAGCTGCTTTAAAATTCGAAGAAGACGGCTACCAATTCTATACAAAAATCTCCAAAGAAACAAATCAGCCTTTAGCAAAGAGACTTTTTGAATCACTGGCAATTCAAGAAAATGAACACGCAAAAAGAATCATGGAAATCTACGAAAGCTTACAAAGCGGCAGTGAAGTAAAACCTGCGAGCAGACCGGCTTTTTCTCTAGAGCCTGAGGTAAAAAAGATATTTTATGAGCTTGATAAAGATAAAAAAGCCATGCCACTGGATAACATTGAGGGATACAGACTAGCAATGGAAATGGAGAAAAAAGGCTACAATATGTATAGAGAATTTGCCGAAAAAGTCGAAGATAAGCGTGAAAGAGAATTTTTTAGACTTTTAATGGAAGAGGAAAAAGAACATTTAAGTTCCCTAGATAATGTTTACCGCTTCCTAACAGGTACAGAAGAATGGTACGCAGAAGAAGAAAGCAAAGTATGGAACTGGATGAGCACATAA
- a CDS encoding DEAD/DEAH box helicase, whose product MSQMKFEELNLSKELLRAINDMGFEETTPIQAQAIPFIYEGRDVIGQAQTGTGKTAAFGLPIVDMIDPNDKSQQAIILCPTRELAIQVAEELKALSKYKEGIKTLPVYGGQPIERQIHALKNGVQVIIGTPGRVMDHMRRRTIKLKSTKIVVMDEADEMLDMGFREDIEKILEDTPKTRQTLMFSATIPKPILELADKYLNNPQLVRVVHKELTVPSIEQYYFEVKERDKIEALSRLIDFYNPNLALVFCNTKKRVDELLEQLQARGYSAEGLHGDMSQAQRDRVMSKFKSGAIDILVATDVAARGLDVDDVDVVVNFDVPQNDEYYVHRIGRTGRAGRSGKAFTLATGKDVYKLKDIQRYANTRIMRRGIPSLFDVEETRVNLIFDKVKQTIDDGGLAKYTQWIEKQMEDEYTSLDIAASLLKMALGKSGEDEGENFSPSFENTEESSEMTRLFINIGKNQKIRAKDIVGAIAGETGMPGKLIGSIDIYDKFTFVDVPSEYASDVLHTMKNNQIKGKKINIEPANRK is encoded by the coding sequence ATGTCACAAATGAAATTTGAAGAACTAAATTTATCGAAAGAACTGCTCAGAGCCATAAATGATATGGGCTTTGAGGAGACAACACCAATTCAGGCCCAGGCCATACCCTTCATTTACGAAGGAAGAGATGTTATAGGCCAGGCACAGACGGGGACGGGCAAAACTGCTGCGTTTGGGTTGCCTATAGTAGACATGATAGACCCGAATGATAAAAGCCAGCAGGCAATAATTTTATGCCCTACAAGAGAACTTGCGATTCAGGTAGCGGAAGAGTTAAAAGCGCTTTCTAAATATAAAGAAGGAATAAAGACGCTGCCTGTATATGGAGGCCAGCCGATAGAGCGACAGATTCACGCCTTAAAAAACGGCGTACAGGTTATTATAGGCACTCCCGGTAGAGTCATGGATCATATGAGGCGGCGCACAATTAAACTTAAAAGCACAAAAATAGTTGTAATGGATGAAGCAGATGAAATGTTAGATATGGGTTTTAGGGAAGATATAGAAAAGATTCTGGAAGATACCCCTAAAACAAGGCAAACTTTAATGTTTTCAGCAACTATACCCAAACCTATTTTGGAACTTGCTGACAAATATTTAAACAATCCACAACTTGTAAGGGTTGTCCATAAAGAGCTTACCGTTCCCAGTATAGAACAGTACTATTTTGAAGTGAAGGAACGGGACAAGATTGAGGCTCTATCCCGCTTAATCGATTTCTACAATCCAAATTTGGCACTTGTGTTTTGTAATACCAAAAAGCGTGTAGATGAGCTTTTAGAGCAGCTTCAGGCACGGGGTTATTCGGCAGAGGGTCTGCATGGCGACATGTCCCAAGCTCAGCGGGACAGGGTTATGTCAAAATTTAAAAGCGGCGCAATTGATATACTCGTTGCAACAGATGTTGCTGCAAGAGGACTTGATGTAGATGATGTAGACGTGGTTGTAAACTTTGATGTGCCCCAAAACGATGAATACTATGTGCACAGAATAGGCAGGACAGGGCGGGCCGGAAGGTCGGGTAAAGCTTTTACATTGGCCACCGGAAAAGATGTATATAAACTAAAAGACATACAAAGGTATGCCAATACCCGCATTATGCGCAGAGGAATTCCTTCACTCTTTGATGTTGAAGAAACCAGGGTAAACCTGATTTTTGACAAGGTAAAACAGACAATAGATGATGGAGGACTTGCGAAATATACCCAATGGATTGAAAAACAAATGGAAGATGAGTATACTTCACTAGATATTGCCGCATCTTTACTAAAAATGGCGTTAGGTAAGAGTGGAGAAGATGAAGGGGAAAATTTCAGCCCATCATTTGAAAACACTGAGGAATCTTCGGAGATGACAAGACTTTTTATCAATATCGGAAAAAACCAAAAGATACGCGCAAAAGATATAGTTGGTGCAATTGCCGGTGAGACCGGAATGCCAGGTAAACTTATCGGCAGTATAGACATTTATGATAAATTTACTTTCGTTGATGTTCCATCAGAATACGCTTCCGATGTTCTTCACACTATGAAGAACAATCAAATAAAGGGTAAAAAAATAAATATCGAACCAGCCAATAGAAAATAG
- a CDS encoding DsrE/DsrF/DrsH-like family protein produces the protein MKKILIVGGVAGGATAAARLRRLNEEDEIIIFERGEYISFANCGLPYYIGNVISDRNKLLVQTIEGMSKRFNLDIRNFSEVIDVDRENKTVKVRNVKTGETYTENYDILILSPGAKPLKPKIDGIDEADNLFVLRNIPDADDIKKFIEENKPNRAVVIGGGFIGIEMAENLALRGIKVTIVEKLNQVLPPLDFEMAQIVHQEINANGVDLILEDGIAGFKDRGRKIVLESGKEIDTDMTILSIGVAPDLPCSENPLAKSCGLALGKKGHIVTTKQLQTIDAKTGQVVEDIYAIGDVAQITDYVTGDETAVPLAGPANRQGRLAADHINGIDVNYTGALASSVLKVFNLTVASTGNNERQLKTKGLKYKAVHAHPANHATYYPGSSQIAMKLLFDPDSGKIYGAQAVGREGTEKRIDVIATTIKLGGTIRDLQGLELCYAPPYSSAKDPVNMLGYIACNVADGVYDMVYWNEIDDIVKNGGYLLDVRTPLEFGAGHIEGAVNIELDELRNRIDEIPVSKDTPIYVNCQVGLRAYLAIRILQANGFKKIYNLSGGYLTYKEAKYKIQNSSNAISDTPFEDKKQEVSPPSTPQIIKEIDARGLQCPGPLLAVYNTLKDAKEGDQIRVTATDYGFAADIENWCNTNGHKLISLTRDNGKYTALIQKGDKESRCAFPSSAPPQENATIVLFSGNLDKTLAAMIIAQGAAMQGKNVTVFSTFWGLNALRKDKPVKVKKNFIEKMFGFMMPRGASKMPLSNMNMLGIGPAMIKSLMKSKNVNDIDTMIKSAMDLGVKFVACTMSMDLMGIKQEELIDGVELGGVATYVSRSENAGITLFI, from the coding sequence ATGAAAAAAATATTAATTGTGGGCGGTGTGGCAGGAGGAGCTACTGCAGCCGCAAGACTCAGAAGATTAAATGAGGAAGATGAAATAATTATTTTTGAGCGAGGGGAGTATATCTCCTTTGCTAATTGCGGACTTCCTTACTATATTGGCAATGTTATTTCAGACAGAAATAAACTTTTAGTGCAGACAATAGAAGGAATGTCCAAACGCTTTAATCTTGATATACGCAATTTTAGTGAAGTAATAGATGTCGATAGAGAAAATAAAACCGTCAAGGTGCGAAATGTAAAAACCGGTGAAACCTATACGGAAAATTATGATATATTAATTTTATCTCCCGGCGCAAAACCGTTAAAACCTAAAATCGATGGCATAGACGAGGCTGATAATCTTTTCGTCCTGCGCAATATCCCTGATGCAGATGATATCAAAAAATTTATAGAGGAAAATAAACCAAATCGTGCAGTAGTTATCGGCGGCGGCTTCATCGGTATTGAAATGGCAGAAAATTTGGCCTTGCGAGGTATCAAAGTTACTATAGTAGAAAAACTTAATCAGGTTTTACCGCCCCTTGATTTTGAGATGGCGCAAATTGTCCATCAAGAAATAAACGCAAATGGGGTCGACCTTATTTTAGAGGACGGTATTGCGGGATTTAAGGATAGGGGCAGAAAAATTGTTCTTGAAAGCGGCAAAGAAATTGATACAGATATGACCATATTATCAATAGGCGTTGCGCCTGATCTTCCGTGCTCAGAAAATCCTCTTGCAAAATCCTGCGGCTTGGCTTTAGGTAAGAAAGGCCATATTGTAACCACAAAACAGCTTCAAACAATAGATGCTAAAACCGGTCAAGTCGTCGAAGACATATATGCTATAGGTGATGTGGCTCAAATAACAGACTACGTAACAGGCGATGAAACAGCGGTTCCTCTTGCAGGGCCTGCTAATCGTCAGGGACGTCTTGCAGCAGACCACATAAATGGTATAGATGTAAATTATACCGGCGCACTGGCAAGTTCAGTCCTTAAAGTATTTAACCTGACAGTAGCTTCAACCGGAAACAATGAGCGCCAGTTAAAAACCAAAGGCTTAAAATATAAAGCTGTACATGCCCACCCTGCAAACCATGCTACTTATTACCCCGGCTCATCTCAAATCGCCATGAAACTTTTATTTGACCCGGATAGCGGCAAAATATATGGAGCACAGGCTGTCGGAAGAGAAGGCACCGAAAAGCGAATAGACGTAATTGCCACAACGATAAAACTTGGCGGCACAATCCGCGACTTACAGGGTCTTGAGCTGTGTTATGCTCCTCCTTATTCGTCGGCCAAAGATCCTGTAAACATGCTTGGCTATATTGCCTGTAACGTAGCAGACGGTGTTTATGACATGGTATACTGGAATGAAATTGATGATATCGTAAAAAATGGCGGCTATTTGCTGGATGTAAGGACACCTCTTGAATTTGGAGCAGGGCATATAGAAGGCGCTGTAAATATCGAGCTTGATGAGCTAAGAAACAGGATTGATGAAATTCCTGTATCAAAGGATACTCCTATTTATGTTAATTGTCAGGTGGGTCTTAGAGCATATCTTGCAATTCGGATATTGCAAGCAAATGGTTTTAAAAAGATTTACAACCTTTCCGGCGGATACCTGACATATAAAGAAGCAAAATATAAGATTCAAAACAGCAGCAATGCAATCTCAGACACCCCTTTTGAGGATAAAAAGCAAGAGGTTTCTCCGCCTTCTACGCCACAAATCATTAAAGAAATCGATGCCAGAGGTTTGCAGTGTCCCGGTCCCCTTCTTGCAGTCTATAATACTCTAAAAGATGCAAAAGAAGGCGATCAAATAAGAGTAACCGCCACTGACTATGGTTTTGCAGCCGATATAGAAAACTGGTGCAATACTAATGGTCATAAACTTATTTCTCTTACCCGTGATAACGGCAAATACACGGCGCTTATACAAAAGGGAGACAAAGAAAGCAGATGTGCCTTTCCTTCTTCTGCCCCACCTCAAGAAAATGCCACAATTGTATTATTTAGCGGCAATCTTGATAAAACTTTGGCTGCTATGATTATTGCTCAGGGGGCAGCTATGCAAGGCAAAAATGTCACCGTGTTTTCTACGTTTTGGGGTCTTAATGCTCTTAGAAAAGACAAACCTGTAAAGGTCAAAAAGAACTTCATAGAGAAAATGTTCGGCTTTATGATGCCTCGCGGCGCATCAAAAATGCCTCTTTCAAACATGAATATGCTGGGAATAGGACCTGCCATGATAAAAAGTCTTATGAAAAGCAAAAACGTGAATGACATTGATACAATGATAAAATCAGCGATGGATTTAGGCGTAAAATTTGTCGCATGCACAATGAGCATGGACCTTATGGGCATAAAACAAGAAGAGCTCATTGATGGTGTCGAGCTCGGCGGTGTAGCCACATATGTCTCTAGAAGCGAAAATGCAGGAATAACATTGTTTATATAG
- a CDS encoding YqaA family protein has protein sequence MEDIFYFIEGTKDFFVQNGAWGLFILSFLEASFFPVPPDAVLLPLSIFSPDKAIYYAAITSLASTFGGVFGYFIGAKAGRPILYRFIKQNNFHKIEDMFARYGGWAVAIAGFTPIPYKVFTIASGVFHMRFATFFIAAFLSRSARFFIEGAVIYSMGEKALIYINELLAPGSFVLVAVCAVIYFIVKKLNRNN, from the coding sequence ATGGAAGACATCTTTTATTTTATCGAAGGAACAAAGGACTTTTTTGTACAAAACGGTGCATGGGGACTATTTATTTTATCTTTTCTTGAAGCTTCGTTTTTCCCTGTGCCTCCTGATGCAGTATTACTGCCTCTGTCGATTTTTTCACCTGATAAAGCCATTTATTATGCGGCAATTACCTCTTTGGCCTCAACTTTCGGAGGAGTTTTTGGCTATTTTATAGGAGCAAAAGCCGGTAGGCCGATTTTATACAGATTTATAAAACAAAATAATTTTCATAAAATAGAAGATATGTTTGCTCGTTATGGCGGTTGGGCTGTTGCTATAGCAGGGTTCACTCCTATTCCTTATAAAGTTTTTACAATTGCATCGGGCGTATTTCATATGAGATTTGCTACATTCTTTATAGCAGCGTTTCTCAGCAGAAGTGCCCGATTCTTTATTGAAGGAGCAGTAATTTACAGCATGGGAGAAAAAGCCTTGATTTATATAAACGAGCTTTTAGCACCGGGTTCTTTTGTACTTGTGGCTGTTTGTGCTGTAATATATTTTATAGTGAAAAAATTAAATCGGAATAATTGA
- a CDS encoding dihydrodipicolinate reductase, whose product MLEKVRVIQYGCGKMGRVFLRYLYEKGAEIVGAIDMNPDVVGKDVGEVAGLGCKLNVPVRSDAENVFAQCDAHVCVIATRSLLSEVYDAFELAARYGVNAISTCEESFYPWNTSPALTNKLDKLAKDNNCTLAGSGYQDVFWGNLITSIAGATHHITKIEGSSSYNVEEYGIALAEVHGAGLSPEEFEEKIAKNDSLPSYMWNTNQWLCSQLGWSIKSMNQKLIPLFHDKDVYSETLGKTIKAGNALGMSAVVTTVTNQGPILETQCIGKVYPEGEVDTNLWTIYGEPNTTLKIEKPDTVELTCATIVNRIPQLIMAPAGYYTTEKMPPARYLTYPMNVYVDDFWR is encoded by the coding sequence ATGCTGGAAAAAGTAAGGGTAATTCAGTATGGTTGTGGCAAAATGGGAAGGGTATTCTTGCGCTATCTTTATGAAAAAGGAGCAGAAATTGTCGGAGCAATTGATATGAACCCTGATGTAGTAGGCAAGGACGTAGGAGAGGTAGCAGGGCTTGGCTGTAAACTTAATGTGCCCGTTCGCTCCGATGCCGAAAATGTATTTGCGCAGTGTGATGCCCACGTGTGTGTAATCGCCACCAGAAGTCTTCTATCTGAAGTTTATGATGCTTTTGAGCTTGCGGCCCGTTATGGTGTAAACGCCATAAGTACTTGTGAAGAATCTTTTTATCCCTGGAACACTTCACCTGCACTGACAAATAAACTAGACAAGCTTGCAAAGGACAATAACTGCACATTGGCCGGTTCGGGTTATCAAGATGTTTTTTGGGGCAATCTTATAACATCTATTGCCGGAGCCACTCATCATATAACAAAAATTGAGGGTTCTTCCAGTTATAATGTTGAAGAATATGGTATTGCACTAGCCGAAGTGCATGGCGCCGGACTTAGCCCAGAAGAATTTGAAGAGAAGATTGCAAAAAATGATTCGCTGCCATCTTACATGTGGAACACCAATCAATGGCTTTGTTCACAACTTGGATGGAGCATAAAGTCTATGAACCAAAAACTTATACCTCTATTTCATGATAAAGACGTCTATTCAGAAACTTTGGGAAAGACCATAAAAGCCGGCAACGCTTTGGGCATGTCTGCAGTAGTTACTACTGTCACTAATCAAGGACCTATCCTTGAAACCCAATGTATTGGAAAAGTATATCCGGAAGGTGAAGTAGACACCAATTTATGGACTATATATGGAGAACCAAATACTACATTAAAAATAGAAAAACCTGATACCGTAGAGCTTACCTGCGCAACAATCGTCAACAGAATTCCTCAGCTGATAATGGCTCCAGCAGGGTATTACACAACCGAAAAAATGCCTCCCGCAAGATACCTTACTTATCCGATGAATGTATATGTAGACGATTTTTGGCGCTAA
- a CDS encoding ArsR/SmtB family transcription factor yields MDNDMNKFAKIAEVLKALSNPVRLCIVHGLLEKGSCNVSYMEKCLEVSQSGISQHLSKLKSAGIVKCERIGNEVHYAIANDDVKKFITSIFDNFVLS; encoded by the coding sequence ATGGATAATGACATGAATAAATTTGCAAAAATTGCTGAGGTTTTAAAGGCACTTTCAAATCCGGTAAGGCTTTGCATAGTCCACGGTTTGCTTGAAAAGGGCAGCTGTAATGTTTCATACATGGAAAAGTGCTTAGAGGTATCGCAGTCCGGCATTTCTCAACATCTATCAAAACTTAAATCTGCCGGAATCGTCAAATGTGAGCGCATAGGAAATGAAGTGCATTATGCGATAGCAAATGATGATGTTAAAAAGTTTATTACATCAATTTTTGATAACTTTGTCTTAAGCTAG
- a CDS encoding TetR/AcrR family transcriptional regulator: MARGFSDKEKQIIRNKLISAGREFFGKYGLRRTSIEDLTKAAGIAQGSFYTFFDSKEELYLEVINNEGEAIKENFLKQEKDIGHLTREDFKAFFKKILHVINTNSIIKQMFLEEEVDLLVRKIPVEKIKECNRRFVDDFLPLIKKWQQEGSIITDYRPEVIVAVLQTLYYPILHKKAFDPDVFEEMVQLLIEIVANGLVVDGSR, encoded by the coding sequence ATGGCAAGGGGGTTCAGCGACAAAGAAAAACAGATTATACGAAACAAATTAATAAGTGCAGGCCGAGAATTTTTTGGAAAATACGGCCTAAGAAGGACAAGTATAGAAGACCTGACAAAAGCGGCAGGAATAGCCCAAGGTTCTTTTTATACTTTTTTTGATTCAAAAGAAGAGCTTTATCTTGAGGTTATAAATAACGAAGGAGAAGCCATAAAAGAAAATTTTTTGAAACAGGAAAAAGATATTGGACATCTTACCAGGGAAGATTTTAAAGCCTTTTTTAAAAAGATTTTGCATGTAATAAATACAAACTCCATAATCAAACAAATGTTTTTAGAAGAGGAGGTAGATCTTCTAGTCAGAAAAATTCCTGTTGAAAAAATCAAAGAATGCAACAGACGGTTTGTAGATGATTTTTTACCACTGATTAAGAAGTGGCAGCAGGAAGGGAGCATAATAACCGATTATCGTCCCGAAGTTATTGTTGCTGTTTTGCAAACATTATACTACCCCATACTTCACAAAAAAGCATTTGACCCAGATGTGTTTGAAGAAATGGTTCAACTCTTAATAGAAATAGTTGCAAATGGACTTGTTGTAGACGGTTCTCGGTAA
- a CDS encoding rhomboid family intramembrane serine protease, which yields MFPLRDTASSRRVPIATLSLIIINTVIFLNQLIMPPDEALKMVLTYSFIPARLLAGWKDPMSYIPLFTSMFLHGNFSHLISNMWSLWLFGDNVEDYMGPIRFLIFYVLTGLIAGIAHFAFNPLLTVPTVGASGAIAGVMGAYFMMFPFARIITLIPFFPFIIRVPASIFLLIWFITQVNSGIMSGISGNVIGGVAWWAHIFGFIAGALLYKKFVRKKKYVYYY from the coding sequence ATGTTTCCCCTGAGAGATACCGCATCAAGCCGAAGAGTTCCCATAGCTACTTTATCATTAATAATAATAAATACAGTAATATTTTTGAATCAACTTATAATGCCGCCTGATGAAGCTTTAAAGATGGTTCTTACTTATTCTTTCATCCCTGCAAGACTGCTTGCGGGCTGGAAAGATCCAATGAGCTATATTCCACTTTTTACAAGTATGTTCCTACACGGGAATTTTTCACACTTAATCAGCAATATGTGGTCTCTTTGGCTTTTCGGAGACAATGTTGAAGATTATATGGGACCTATTCGCTTTCTGATTTTTTATGTTTTAACCGGTCTTATAGCAGGCATTGCCCATTTTGCCTTTAACCCACTGCTGACTGTGCCGACAGTTGGTGCATCCGGTGCTATTGCAGGCGTTATGGGAGCATATTTTATGATGTTTCCTTTTGCAAGAATCATAACACTTATTCCATTTTTTCCGTTTATAATACGCGTGCCCGCCTCTATTTTTCTACTAATTTGGTTTATAACTCAAGTTAATTCCGGCATTATGTCCGGAATTTCCGGAAATGTAATAGGCGGAGTAGCGTGGTGGGCTCATATTTTCGGTTTTATTGCCGGAGCATTACTATACAAAAAATTCGTAAGGAAAAAGAAGTACGTATACTATTACTAA